A section of the Bacillus sp. HSf4 genome encodes:
- the rpsF gene encoding 30S ribosomal protein S6 — translation MRKYEIMYIIRPDVDDESKKAIVERFNNILTTNGAEITETKDWGKRRLAYEINDFRDGFYQIVYVQSGAEAVQEFDRLAKISDDIIRHIVVKEEE, via the coding sequence ATGAGAAAGTACGAAATCATGTACATCATCCGCCCGGACGTTGATGATGAGTCTAAAAAGGCTATTGTTGAACGTTTCAACAACATTCTGACGACAAACGGTGCGGAGATCACTGAAACGAAGGATTGGGGAAAACGCCGTCTTGCTTACGAAATCAACGATTTCCGCGACGGATTCTACCAAATCGTATACGTTCAATCTGGAGCTGAAGCAGTTCAAGAATTTGACCGTTTAGCTAAAATCAGTGATGACATCATTCGCCACATCGTGGTTAAAGAAGAAGAATAA
- the ychF gene encoding redox-regulated ATPase YchF: MALTAGIVGLPNVGKSTLFNAITQAGAESANYPFCTIDPNVGIVEVPDERLQKLTELVNPKKTIPTAFEFTDIAGIVKGASKGEGLGNKFLSHIRQVDAICHVVRCFADDNITHVSGKVDPISDIETINLELILADLETVEKRIGRVGKMAKQKDKEAVFEFEILTKLKEAFEQEKPARSVEFTEEQQKVLKQLHLLTTKPVLYVANVSEDEVADPSGNEYVQKVREFAAGEKAEVIVVCAKIESEIAELEGEEKAMFLEELGIEESGLDQLIKASYSLLGLATYFTAGEQEVRAWTFKKGMKAPECAGIIHTDFERGFIRAETVAYDDLLAAGNMSAAKEAGKVRLEGKEYIVKDGDVIHFRFNV, from the coding sequence ATGGCTTTAACAGCTGGGATTGTTGGTTTGCCAAACGTTGGGAAATCAACCTTGTTTAATGCGATTACACAGGCCGGGGCAGAATCGGCCAACTACCCGTTTTGTACGATTGATCCAAACGTCGGGATCGTTGAAGTGCCTGATGAGCGGCTGCAAAAATTGACAGAGCTCGTCAACCCGAAGAAGACGATTCCTACTGCATTTGAATTTACCGATATTGCCGGGATCGTAAAAGGAGCGTCCAAAGGTGAAGGACTCGGAAACAAGTTTCTTTCACATATTCGCCAAGTGGATGCCATTTGTCATGTTGTCCGCTGTTTTGCTGATGACAACATTACACATGTCTCCGGAAAGGTAGATCCGATCTCCGATATTGAGACGATCAACCTGGAGTTGATTTTGGCTGATCTGGAAACCGTTGAAAAGCGTATCGGACGCGTAGGTAAGATGGCGAAGCAGAAGGATAAGGAAGCAGTTTTTGAATTTGAGATTTTGACCAAGCTGAAAGAAGCGTTTGAACAGGAAAAGCCTGCCCGCTCCGTTGAATTTACGGAAGAGCAGCAAAAAGTGCTGAAGCAGCTTCACCTGTTGACGACAAAGCCTGTATTATATGTAGCGAATGTCAGTGAGGATGAAGTGGCTGATCCTTCAGGAAATGAATATGTCCAAAAGGTCAGGGAATTCGCCGCCGGCGAAAAAGCCGAGGTTATCGTCGTCTGCGCTAAAATTGAATCCGAAATTGCCGAGCTTGAGGGTGAGGAAAAGGCGATGTTCCTTGAAGAGCTTGGCATTGAAGAATCAGGTCTCGACCAGCTGATTAAAGCATCCTACTCTCTGCTCGGTCTTGCGACTTATTTTACGGCGGGAGAACAGGAAGTCAGAGCCTGGACGTTTAAAAAGGGAATGAAGGCTCCTGAATGTGCGGGCATCATCCATACCGATTTCGAACGCGGTTTTATCCGCGCGGAAACGGTGGCGTATGACGACCTGCTTGCAGCCGGAAACATGTCCGCTGCAAAAGAAGCGGGAAAAGTCCGCCTTGAAGGAAAAGAATACATCGTGAAAGACGGCGATGTCATTCATTTCCGTTTCAATGTATAA
- the rpsR gene encoding 30S ribosomal protein S18, whose amino-acid sequence MAGGRRGGRAKRRKVCYFTSNGITHIDYKDVDLLRKFISERGKILPRRVTGTSAKYQRKLTVAIKRARQMALLPYVAGE is encoded by the coding sequence ATGGCAGGAGGACGCAGAGGCGGTCGTGCGAAACGCCGTAAAGTGTGTTATTTCACTTCTAACGGAATTACGCACATCGACTACAAAGATGTAGATCTTCTTAGAAAATTCATCTCTGAGCGCGGTAAAATCTTACCACGCCGTGTAACAGGAACAAGTGCGAAATACCAACGCAAATTGACTGTTGCAATCAAACGTGCTCGTCAAATGGCTTTACTTCCTTATGTAGCAGGCGAGTAA
- the ssbA gene encoding single-stranded DNA-binding protein SsbA, producing the protein MLNRVVLVGRLTKDPELRYTPSGAAVATFTLAVNRTFTNQQGEREADFINCVVWRRQAENVANFLKKGSLAGVDGRLQTRNYENQQGQRVYVTEVQAESVQFLEPKGGGSGSGGYSGGQGGQYFGGGQNEPNPFGSSQNNQNRNQGNSFNDDPFANDGKPIDISDDDLPF; encoded by the coding sequence ATGCTTAACCGAGTTGTTTTAGTCGGCAGACTGACAAAGGACCCAGAGCTTCGTTATACCCCAAGCGGTGCAGCTGTTGCGACCTTCACGCTCGCTGTGAATCGTACGTTTACGAATCAGCAGGGCGAACGTGAAGCGGATTTTATCAACTGTGTCGTTTGGAGAAGACAAGCCGAAAACGTAGCGAATTTCCTTAAAAAAGGAAGCCTTGCAGGTGTTGACGGACGTTTGCAAACGAGGAACTACGAAAACCAGCAGGGACAGCGTGTGTATGTCACAGAAGTTCAAGCTGAAAGTGTTCAATTCCTGGAGCCTAAAGGCGGCGGTTCTGGTTCCGGCGGTTACAGCGGAGGCCAGGGAGGCCAATACTTTGGCGGCGGACAAAACGAACCGAATCCATTCGGAAGCAGTCAGAACAACCAGAATCGCAATCAAGGCAACAGCTTTAATGATGATCCATTTGCCAATGATGGAAAGCCGATTGACATCTCAGACGACGACTTGCCATTTTAA